A section of the Melopsittacus undulatus isolate bMelUnd1 chromosome 3, bMelUnd1.mat.Z, whole genome shotgun sequence genome encodes:
- the RRP15 gene encoding RRP15-like protein yields MVKMAAAVAAPRGDEASEGEQADSDSELSSGLPEDSYSSGGEALDGDDEDETAALGNEVEEATSSKAGPSAGWADAMAKVLNKKVPQNKPIILAKNKSLEKEKAKEKQERLEKRMKLDKKREWEMMCRVKPDVVKDRDRERNLQRIATRGVVQLFNAVRTHQKNVDEKVKKAGRSERQRAKLLSSVSKKDFIDVLRNAEGAKESKNPAAKATKSKQGEVKSEEGPEWNILRDDFMMGASMKDWDKESDGEGSVEEGGGLKQDDSD; encoded by the exons ATGGTGAAGATGGCGGCTGCCGTAGCGGCCCCACGTGGAGATGAGGCGTCTGAGGGCGAGCAGGCGGACAGTG ATTCTGAGTTAAGCTCAGGGCTTCCAGAGGACAGCTACTCATCAGGAGGTGAAGCCCTGGATGGTGATGATGAAGATGAAACAGCAGCCCTTGGCAATGAGGTTGAAGAGGCAACAAGCTCCAAAGCTGGCCCAAGTGCAGGCTGGGCAGATGCCATGGCAAAAGTGCTCAACAAAAAGGTTCCACAAAATAAGCCCATCATCTTGGCCAAGAATAAAAGtctggagaaagagaaagcaaaggaaaaacaagaaaggcTGGAGAAGAGGATGAAG CTTGATAAAAAGCGGGAGTGGGAAATGATGTGCCGAGTGAAGCCAGATGTTGTCAAAGACcgagacagagaaagaaatcttCAGAGAATTGCCACAAG AGGAGTTGTACAGTTATTTAATGCTGTCAGGACACACCAAAAGAATGTTGATGAGAAGGTGAAGAAAGCTGGGAGATCTGAGAGGCAGCGTGCTAAACTGCTGTCATCTGTTTCAAAGAAAGATTTCATTGATGTCTTAAGAAATGCAGAGGGCGCTAAAGAAAGCAAGAATCCTGCTGCAAAGGCTACAAAAAGTAAACAG GGTGAAGTGAAGTCTGAAGAGGGGCCAGAATGGAATATACTGCGTGATGACTTCATGATGGGAGCATCTATGAAAGACTGGGACAAGGAAAGCGATGGAGAGGGCAGTGTTGAAGAAGGAGGTGGTCTGAAACAAGATGACAGTGACTGA